The nucleotide window TTGAGAAGAGGGTGGATTTAAAAGATTATGCATGAGGAGGGTGTAGGCTGTGAAGGGGTCAAGAATACTCCTAACAATGCTGAGGGAGTATGATGTTGAATACGTCTTCGGATTACCAGGGGAAACAACACTACCACTATACGTTGAATGGCTGGAGTTTAAGGATGTGGGGCATGTGATGTTTAGGGATGAGAGGAATGCATGCTTCGCAACAGATGGATATGCTAGGGTATCATATAAGCCTGGAATATGCGAAGCTCCAAGTGCAGGGGCAGCCCACATACTACCAGCAATAGTTGAAGCATATGCATCATCACTACCCATAATAGCCATAACCACAGACACACCACTACACTTGGAGAAGAGGAATATGCTAACTGGATTCAATCAAACAGCAATATTCAACGGAGTTACAAAGGAAACATTAACAGTGCTGAGAGCTCAAGACATACCATTCACAATTAGAAGAGCCTTCAGAATAGCCACATGCGGTAAACCTGGCCCAGTACACATAAGAATACCAGTAAACGTATTGGAGGAAGATGCTGAAGTGTCAGATTTGTATGGTCAAAGGGGGTTTATAAGATATCCAGGGCAAAGATTCACAGCAGAAGAGGATATGGTTTTGAAAGCTGTGGAATTACTACTCTCCAGTGAAAAGCCAATAATAGTTTGTGGTCAAGGAGTATTATACTCACAAGCATGGGATGAAATAATTGAATTGGCGGAACTCTTAAACGTACCAGTGGGGACAACAATTACGGGTAAGGGGAGCTTCCCAGAAGCACATCCACTATCCATAGGGGTTATTGGATCAAGAGGGGGGACAAGCTTCTCCAACGAAATCCTAAAGAATGCAGACCTAGTATTCTACGTGGGTTGCAACACAGACTATGCAGCCACAAACTCATGGACCCTACCACCAAAAGATGTGAAGATCATACATTTAGATATAAGTGAAGCTGAAGTTGGAAACAATTTACGCACAGAAATCCCATTAATTGGAGATGCGAAATCCACCCTAAAATTGATGATAAAAATTTTGAAGACAAAGATGATTAAGGGAGCTGCTAGGAGTGAATTGTTGGAGGAGTTGAGGGAGAGGAGGGCGAGGTTTGAGGAGGGGATAGCTCCAAACATAACATCCAACGAATACCCACCAAACCCAATAAGAATAATCAAAACACTGGAAAACATGCTACCAAAAGACTACATAATAACATGCGATGCAGGTGTAAGCGCAATATACACTGCCACATTCCTAAAGGTTAAGGAGGCTGGTAGGAGGATACTATTCAACTACTCAATGGGAGCATTAGGGTATGCAGTGCCAGCAGCCATAGGAGCATACCTAGCTAAACCCAAATCAACAATAATAGCATTAACTGGAGATGGAAGCTTCGGATTCACAGTTGGAGAATACGAGACGCTGGCAAGATTGAATGCAAATGTGAAGATAATATTATTCAACAATCAAAGTTATGGTTGGATAAGAGCCTCCATACTATTCAAATATGGACCAAAATACTTCGAAACAGAATTCAAAAACGTAGACTACGTGAAAATAGCAGAGGGATTCGGATTAAAAGCCTCAAGAATAGAGGATACGAGGGAGATTGAGGGGAAATTGAGGGAACTATTAAAATCTGAAGGACCAATGCTACTGGAAATCCCAACACTACCAGAAGACAAACTCACACCACCAGTCCCCTCATGGGCTGAAGAAGCCAAGAAGATGGGGATAAGATTCACCTACTAACCATAATGACATAGGGCGAAAGGCAGAAATACTGTATGGTGGCATAGGATTCCATGTGAAGCCCATAAAGATGTTATATGTGGGAGATTCAGGGGTTGTTGTAGGGCCAATAATATTTGAAAGCAGTTGAGAGCTTTCAATTATGAACTTAATGGCTTAGGGAAAAGTGTTGATGGAAAGCTGGTTATGGGAATGCTTAAATTGTTAGGCATTAATAATTTAACAATAAGGGATGCGTGGAAGAATGGAGTATCGGGTATTGGGGAGAACTGGTTATAGGGTATCAGTATTAACTATAGGGGGATGCGGCCCTGGAGTTGCACCAAACGAGGGGGAAGCTGTGGAGGCTGTGGAAAATGCGATGAAGATGGGTATCAATATGGTTGATATTGCACCAAGCTATGGGGAAGCTGAATTGAGGCTTGGTGATTTGATAAGTAGGAATAGGGGTAAGCTAATAATTACTGAAAAGACTTTGAAGAGGAGTAGGGAGGGGGCGTGGAGTGAACTTAAACAATCTTTAGAAAGACTGAAAGCTGGATACTTTGAAGTTTATCAATTCCACTCAGTTAAAAGTTTAGAGGAACTCAACCAAATATTCTCAGAGAATGGGGCTATGAAAGCCTTTCTAGAAGCAAAGGATCAAGGTTTAATTAAACATATAGGCATTACATCCCATGATATGAGGATCATTCAAAAAGCACTGGAAATCTTCGACTTCGACACAATACTAATCCCAGTAACAGCAATAAGTTTAATTCACCCAACCCCAGAAAACGACTTCAGACCCATACTAAAAATAGCGAGAGACAGAGACATAGGGGTCATAGCAATAAAAGCTGTGGCAAAGAGGAGATGGAAAACGGAAAGGAAGTATCAAACATGGTATGAACCATTCGAAGATGAAAAGGATATAGAAATGGGGGTTCATTTCACCCTATCACAAGAGGGGGTAACAACATATCCAATGGCCTGCGATATAAGATTATGGCCAAAAATAATTAAAGCAGGAGAAAGATTCAGAAAACTTTCAGAAGAAGAACAAGAAAGAATCGTAGAATACTTTAAGAGTAAAGGCGGATACCCCATATTCCCAGAACAATAAATGAAACAGAATCAACCAATTTAAACCAAAGCCAGTTAAATAAAATACTTAAATAATTGAAGTTACCTCCCATCATAAATGTGGAAGAATTTGGATATTATCAAAATAATTTCTGAAAGGGTAAGTGTAATTGCGGAAAAATATGGGATAGTCTACGCAATACTATTCGGCTCCATCGTGGAAGGTAGGTTCATTAAAGGTGAAAGCGATATTGACTTAGCAGTAAAGGTAGATAAATTGGATAAGAGTGAGCTCTTCAACTTCCTGAAGAATTTTATAAGGGATATGGAAATGGACAACCTCGACGTTGTAGTGATAAACTTTGCCCCATTCAGCTTAAACTATGAAATCCTAATGAGGGGGAAGGTTATCTTCTGCAAAGATGAACTATTCGAAGATAAGCTTAAAATCATAAAGTTGTATGATGATTGGCTCCACATCTCCAAAGCATTCCAAGAAAGGGAGCTAAGGAAAGTTATGGAATGAAGCCAAACACGCTGAAAATATTGGTGGTATTATTTTTGTGTTATGCACTTCTGATTTTATCCATCTATAACTAAAGTATGAAGGACATCTCCATATTTTGCTGGAATTCCAATAGCATTTTAGTGTCTTTCTTGAACCAGTTTAGCAATGAAAACATCACGTTCCCCTGCAGAAACTTGACCAGAAAAAGTGCCAGCAGTCCATCCAAGTACATATATGTTCCTTGAAGGATCTAAAGCTATTTGATAAATCCTATCAAATCTCGTTGTTCCGAATTGTTTGATCCATATTTGATTCCCATTTTCATCAAACTTAGCAATAAAAGCATCGCAATCTCCTGCAGAAGTCTGACCGGGAAAAGCGCCACCAGTATCTCCAGCTACATATACATTCCCTAAGGGATCTAAAGCTATCCAATAAGCCGCATCAGATGCCACTGTCCCGAACTGTTTGATCCATACTTGATTACCATTTTTATCAAACTTTGCAATGAAAACATCAAAGTCCCCTGCAGAAACTTGACCAGGAAAAGTGCCGTTAGTCAACCCAGTTACATATATATTCCTTAATTGATCTAAAGCTATACCAGCACCCCTCTCAGATCCCGTTGTTCCAAATTGTTTGACCCATATTTGATTACCATCATCATCAAACTTAGCAATAAAACAATCACGGCTTCCCGCAGAAACCTGATCAGGGAAGACACCATAAGTGCTTCCAAATACATATATATTTCTTAAGGGGTCTAAAGCGATCCCAAGAGCTTCATCAAATGCCGTTGTTCCGAATTGTTTGATCCATATTTGATTCCCATTTTCATCAAACTTAGCAATAAAAGCATCGCGATCTCCTGCAGAAGTCTGACCAAGGAAAACACCATCAGTCCATCCGACTACATATATATTTCTTAATTGGTCTAAAGCTATACTGATAGCTCTTTCCTCTCTTGCTGTTCCGAATTGTTTGATCCATACTTGATTACCATCCTTATCAAGCTTTGCAATAAAGGCATCACGCCCCCCTGCAGAAACTTGACCAGGAAAAGTGCCGTCGGTATGACCACATATGTAGATGTTTCCTAATTGATCTAAAGTGATACCAATAGGCTTATCAAGTCCTGGCGTCCCGAACTGTTTGATCCATACTTGATTACCATTTTTATCAAACTTTGCAATGAAAACATCTTGGTCCCCTGCATAAACTTGACCAGGGAAGGTACCCTTAGTGCCGCCACATACATATATGTTTCCTACGTGGTCTAAAGTCATACCAATAGCCTCATCAAATTCTGCCGTTCCAAATTGCCTAAGCCAAGAGATTTCTGGAGCTTGAGTTAATGTAGTGGCTGATGCAACCGAGATTAGTGGTATACAAAGGATCATTAATATCATTAAGAGCCTGACGCCATTTTTCCCACTTATCATTTTATTTTTCCACCTCCTCCAGGTGTTTTAATACTAAACTTTATTTGTGAATTTTACATAAAAAATTTACTTTAATTTTGAAAAGTTTACATGAAGTTAGAAGGCTAAACCTCTCCCAACCAGCCTCTCTAAAATACTTCAGTCTTTTAAGCAACATATTTTCATTGCTTTATCCTTAATAGAGCAAACCCCAACTGGAATAATGAGAAATTAATCCTACCTTTATCATCCACCTTAGCCACACATGTCTGAAGAGTTCCTGTTTATGGGAATAATCCATTTCACATACTTTCCCTCGCTATCTACTTAGGAATCCCATGATTCTAAGTATATGAGCTATTGTAATCTAATAAGTTCCCTCAATACAACTTAGGGTTAGGGAGTTTACTGGGAAACCGGTATACTACATATTCCTCCATGGACCATACCTATGGAGCATATATGACATAGCTTTCGCATATCTAGCATACATATTCCTTAAAAGTGAAGGTGAAGATGTTAGGAGGATTCTTGGTGGAGTACGGGATAAACCATTACCATCAATACTCATAGCCATAGGATTAATTGCCATATCCATGACACTCAGCTACACACTATCAACATTGTTTGGAGGCAATAGTGGTGGAAACATCCTCAAAATGCTACCACCATTCACAACATTATACCTAGCCACCATAGGCTCAATAATTGCGGGGATCTGCGAAGAATTCACTTGGAGAGGATACATACTAACGAGACTGGAGAAAATTGCAGGTAAAACTGTAATGGCAATCCTAATACAAGCAACCCTATTCGGCCTATACCACGGATTCACAATAAACGCAATATACACAACAATCTTCGGAATAATAACAGGCACAATATACACAAAAACCAGAAGACTAATACCAATAATGATGGGACACTGGCTCCTCAACACCATAGGCTTCACAATAACATACCTCACATAAAACCACAAACCCAAAATCCAAACTCTCCCTTTTCAAACCCCCATTTAGAATTCAAAAAGACAATAGCAAGTAATGTATGAAATTATCTTGCGAAAGACTTTCGATTCCCTTTATTGGGTTCTTGGGGATGCTTTGGGATGTATTCGACATATTGAGATATCTTTCAATTCCCTTTATTGGGTTCGTGGTTCCATATGATTTGCCTAGTGAAAACTTTTTGCAATTCTTTCAATTCCCTCTATTGGGTTCAGGAGAAAACTGAAGGTGCAATTCCAGAAGCCCCTGAAGTTCTTTCAATTCCCTCTATTGGGTTCATGAGTGTTAGTGTTGATAGTAAGGTTGGTGGTGCCGTTGTCTTTCAATTCCCTCTATTGGGTTCACCAGATTATCTATGCTTATGTGGAAATGCTTTATGGACTTCTTTCAATTCCCTCTATTGGGTTCGTTAAAGTATGAGTAACGAAAAAACACTTGTAGATGAAATACTTTCAATTCCCTCTATTGGGTTCATGCATACGCTAAAACCGGTTGATGCCTATGGAAAAGCACTTTCAATTCCCTCTATTGGGTTCATTATAATATAATATTAAGGTATAATATTAACCTAAACCACTTTCAATTCCCTCTATTGGGTTCGAGACGTGTTGAAGACCTACTTAGAGACATACATAGAGTTCCTTTCAATTCCCTCTATTGGGTTCAAGTTGTTCCCAAAGTTTACGCTGAAGTTGTAGGTAAATATCTTTCAATTCCCTCTATTGGGTTCATTGGGGGGAAGTAAATGAGTGATGATGTGGTTGATGATGCCTTTCAATTCCCTCTATTGGGTTCAAGCAATGGTATCAGAAAAGTAATGATCAATGGTTAGTAACTTTCAATTCCCTCTATTGGGTTCTTCCTACCACCACGCCACGGAACAAAAACCATCACTTTACTTTCAATTCCCTCTATTGGGTTCAGCTTGTCTTAGTAGTTATACCACTACTCAAATTTCTAACCTTTCAATTCCCTCTATTGGGTTCATAATAAAAGATATTATGGTTGTGTAGATTATCCTTACTTTCAATTCCCTCTATTGGGTTCGAGGAAATAATGCAAGCGTTAAGCAATTGCATAAGCATAACTTTCAATTCCCTCTATTGGGTTCGTAGTTAAAGAGCTAGATTTTTCATTCGTAACAGTTGAACTTTCAATTCCCTCTATTGGGTTCAGACAAATTCAACGCACACAGCAAAGAAGCAAAAGCTTTTCTTTCAATTCCCTCTATTGGGTTCTTGATAAACTGCATAGGGGGGAATGTCCAACACGAGACTTTCAATTCCCTCTATTGGGTTCATTGTCATGTCAGTTTACGATAAGCTTAAAGTAATGAAGGTCTTTCAATTCCCTCTATTGGGTTCGTGAAGAAAATTTTGCGTTAGGATTCACGATCAACATTAATCTTTCAATTCCCTCTATTGGGTTCACTGTTAAAGCCAAGTGAAATTATGGAGGTCCTAAGCCTATCTTTCAATTCCCTCTATTGGGTTCGCTAAAGTGATATTGGTTTGGGGTAGAGACGAAACGGTTCACTTTCAATTCCCTCTATTGGGTTCCTTTAGCTATGATGTTGATGATCGTAGTTTAAAAGCAATCTTTCAATTCCCTCTATTGGGTTCCAGTTCCCCCCGCAGACCATAGGCATTTCCGGTATTTCTTCTTTCAATTCCCTCTATTGGGTTCTTGCTTAAATCACTATAACCATACTCTACTCCATCATGTCTTTCAATTCCCTCTATTGGGTTCCATTCTTCTCTACTCCTAGCTTATCCTTCTTCGGCTTCACTCTTTCAATTCCCTCTATTGGGTTCAACACTATCCGAGTATATGGTGATTGACAAGAGCATGATTGCTTTCAATTCCCTCTATTGGGTTCTGAAGCATAGGTCACTATGTCCACAATACATGCAGTAGTACTTTCAATTCCCTCTATTGGGTTCGGATGATGTGGGCGTTCATTTCCCAGCAACATCGTTTAGAACTTTCAATTCCCTCTATTGGGTTCAACGTATTTAAGCCATATTGTTTGTCCAGTTCCGCTTGATCTTTCAATTCCCTCTATTGGGTTCCGTCACTCCTAATCTACATCGCCAAAAAGGGAAGTAAATACTTTCAATTCCCTCTATTGGGTTCGAAAGTTCAAGAGAGATCGTTCACTGCAAATGAATTGCTTTCAATTCCCTCTATTGGGTTCGTGGGAATAGCTTCATATTCACGTGACGTATCAATATCAGTCTTTCAATTCCCTCTATTGGGTTCCTCCAAACCCAATTGACCTTTCCATGCACCACACTTAATGCCTTTCAATTCCCTCTATTGGGTTCGAATCCCCTAGTGGGCTGGATGTATTCCAGCCCCATTTCCTCTTTCAATTCCCTCTATTGGGTTCACAGTGATGGAAAACGTAAGAGGGTGCCTGCAGCCTACCACTTTCAATTCCCTCTATTGGGTTCCAAGATAGGCGTCTGTGAGGGGGGAATAGACCCAATCTTTCAATTCCCTCTATTGGGTTCAGATTGGTCGCAATTACGCTTACCACATGTATGTTGACGTCTTTCAATTCCCTCTATTGGGTTCGAGGAACTTTAACATACCTCCCTTGGCTGAACTGGTATACTACTTTCAATTCCCTCTATTGGGTTCTTAAACTTGCGTGATGCAATTACGATTGCGTTACGGACTTTCAATTCCCTCTATTGGGTTCTTCACATTGAATCTAGGAGCATAAGCGAGGTGAAGGAATAACTTTCAATTCCCTCTATTGGGTTCTCACCCCCTTAACTCTCTCACTGCCTTCACTTTTAGCCCCTTTCAATTCCCTCTATTGGGTTCTACTGTTGACGAATCAAAAATAGCGAAACTTGAAGAAGAACTTTCAATTCCCTCTATTGGGTTCCTAAGAGGGGGGAGGCTAAGAGGGTTGCTTTGAAAATTAGCTTTCAATTCCCTCTATTGGGTTCAGCTTCAGGCTTTTCAACGGTCGCAGTTATCCTCCAATAGCCTTTCAATTCCCTCTATTGGGTTCGGAGTGAAAATGGCGTTAGAAGGGCGGCTGAGGAGGCTTCAAGCTTTCAATTCCCTCTATTGGGTTCAGATTCGCATTTCCAAAGGATACTTTGGGTCGGTGTATTCTTTCAATTCCCTCTATTGGGTTCCACATCTGAACTTGAAAAGCTACTGAGAGAAAAGAAAATCTTTCAATTCCCTCTATTGGGTTCTGCCCCCTTTTCCCACCACCATTAAGTGGTTGGGAGGGGACTTTCAATTCCCTCTATTGGGTTCGTTTCGAAGACCCAGACCCAGAAAACCCAAAGTATTCGCCTTTCAATTCCCTCTATTGGGTTCTCTGAATTCCCCTTCAATCCACTTCTTTCTGAGATATTTTCTTTCAATTCCCTCTATTGGGTTCAAAGAGTATATAACGCTTTGGTGGGGTTTTGGAATTGGATACTTCTTTCAATTCCCTCTATTGGGTTCATATTGATGATCGTAGTTTGAAGGCAGTTAAAGACGCATTCTTTCAATTCCCTCTATTGGGTTCGCAGGATACCATGCCATAACTGTGGTGGAATCATGATTCCCTTTCAATTCCCTCTATTGGGTTCTTCACTTGGAAGTGATGGAGTTAAACTAATTGTATATGCTTTCAATTCCCTCTATTGGGTTCAATCCTCAGAAAGGTTTTGTATGATGTGAAAAACGAAAATCTTTCAATTCCCTCTATTGGGTTCGGTCATAACGGTTAGAAGTAGGATGCGGGGGTAAACTCTTCTTTCAATTCCCTCTATTGGGTTCAGGCCGCTGGTGGCAAATATTATTATGACGGCTCCAAGCACTTTCAATTCCCTCTATTGGGTTCAAATAATGCCGTATAAACCAGTGCTGGCAGATAATACCAGTCTTTCAATTCCCTCTATTGGGTTCACTATTCCAGCGATTAGCAGTATGGCGGGAAACAGGATTATCTTTCAATTCCCTCTATTGGGTTCCTACTTCATGCAGAAGCTTGAATATGTGGATAGTATAGTCTTTCAATTCCCTCTATTGGGTTCCGATTTTATCTTTTCTTTTTTCTGGTTTTTAAGGTTTTTGGCATGATTAATTCAGGAGTTATCATGGCATAGGCAAAACTTGCATTAAACTGATGATTTTTTGCGCCAGCTGATGATGGAGTTGATGGTGAAACTATTCGTGAATTTTTCGTCAATAGTCGAAAAGTATATAGACAATTTATAGTTAACTGTTGAGTGAACTAGGTTTTATAATTTGATGTGTTTTATCATTATTTCTGTCCATTTTCTCAGTATTATTTTTCCATTCTCTTCCTTTACTAGGTTTCTTTCTTTGAGTTCGTTTATTATTTCGCTTCCATATTCTTTTTCTAGTTTGGTTTTTGGTGTGAATCCGTGTAGTTTGTGTTCTTGGTGGAGTTCTTTTAGTATTTTTGTGTATTTTGGGTTTATTGTTATTGGTAGTATTGGTAGTTTTATTGGTTCTATGAGTTTTTCGTGTATGTAGTATATTTCGTTTATGTTTAGTAGTGATGCTACTATTACTGTTATTGCGTTTTCCGGTTTGAATCCTCCTGTGGCGTTTAGGTATATTTTGTTGCCTGGTTTTGTTAGTTTTTGTATTTTGTCCATTAGTTTGTCTAGGAGGTTTACGAGTCCATCTTCGAAGTATTCTTTTATGCCGAACCCTTCAACTCTAATGGATTCTATCTTCTGTGGCATGTAGATGTCTCTCAAATACTTTTCAAGCATTGTCGCGCAAAATTTCCCTTTGCCAGTATCTGTATGGTATAGGTAGACTTCATTTACAAGTCCATTTTCAAGATACTTCCTCATGGCATTAAGTTCTGCACTAGCCTTCCATGGATCTCTTTTGAGGTGTTCGTATACTTTTAGGAAGAATGGGTTTGCAGGGCTACTCCTCTCAAGAAGTTCATGGTCATTTTCGCATATGCGTTTATCTTCATCTGGAATTGTTGGAATCCTACCATAATTATCAATTATTGATGTTCCACAAATAACGAGGTGACAGTGTATCACGAAACAATATATTTATGTGGAATTTAAATAGTTATCTAAAGCCATTGGGGTTTAGTTTAAGTTTTAATTTTGGAGTTGTAGAATGGTTATGTGGTTGGGGGATGTGGGTTGAGTTTGGATTGGCTTGTTTTTGATGGTGATACGATAAGGTTTGAGATTCCACCAACGCAGAGCATAACTTATGATAATCTTCCATTAGCTGTGGAGGAAGTGTACAGGTATTATGTTGGGAGGAGGTTTGATGTGATAAAGGTGACTGGTAGGGGGCCAATATGGCTTTACAGTGCAATAGTCCATACAGTTGCACATTTAGCTAAAGCAGTTGCAGTGTACGATGCAATAAATGGGGTGTACGTTATAGTTGCAAGCCACAATCCAAACTATAAGATAGGCCAAACATTAAACCAACAAAACCCATAAGGGAAGTGTAATGGATGTTGTGAAACGTCATCAATATAGCGATTCTCTTAACGATTAAAGGATACTCATTTTCCTATACTCCCTTTCAAGTTCTCTCCACACTTCACTTCTCGTTTCCTCAAAACTCTTGACTGCCTCCTCTAAATCTATATCCACCCCCTCCTCAAGATATTTTAGAGCGAGCCTCTTAGCCATTCTTCGAGCAAGCCCCTCCAATACCCATCTGATAACATCCTCTTCACTCACATCATCAGGAACCCTTACACTAACGATCTTAACCATTCCCCTCACCAAAATTCCTGTTTTGTGAATAATTAATTGAACTTTACTGGAAATCAGATTTGATATCCATACATTTATGTTTAACTTAGGTTTTCATTCAGAACTCATTTATCTGAGAGGTTGGCAATATTTTACACTTATATTTAGTTCTCTCATTATGGCTTCTTTCTCCCTTTCAAAGTCGTAATCTGCTGTGATTATTTCATTTATTTCTTCCCCTTGCTCCTTTAAGGTTTTCAAGTAGGCTAGGTGGAGTAGGTCAAGGGTTTTCAATTTAAATTTAGATGAAATATCTATGGCAGTTGCGAATGGTGAGTATAGATTATCGATCATGAAAACCCTCTTATAACCATTAACCCTCCTATAGCTTAATTTAAACCTCCTCAATATGTATAGGAGAACTGCTGGTATTGTTAGCTCCTTCCTCACCTTAACCTTCTCAGAAAGTTCAAGCAACATGCCCTCACTCTTAGATAATGTGCTGGCAAGTTCGGCTAAAACAAGTTCGGAAACCCTCTTATCCCCCTCCATCTCCAAAATTTCTTGAGCTAACCTCCGTCTAGGATCAAGTTTGTCGAGAGCCGCTACAATGATGCTGGTATCCACGTAACTCATCTCTCCCTCTCCCTCAAAAGCTGCTCAGTCGCGCCACTAAGGTCTATTGGTATCCTACCCTCAACCCTCTCAAGCTCAAACAATCTTTCCACAGCCTCA belongs to Candidatus Culexarchaeum yellowstonense and includes:
- a CDS encoding thiamine pyrophosphate-binding protein, translated to MKGSRILLTMLREYDVEYVFGLPGETTLPLYVEWLEFKDVGHVMFRDERNACFATDGYARVSYKPGICEAPSAGAAHILPAIVEAYASSLPIIAITTDTPLHLEKRNMLTGFNQTAIFNGVTKETLTVLRAQDIPFTIRRAFRIATCGKPGPVHIRIPVNVLEEDAEVSDLYGQRGFIRYPGQRFTAEEDMVLKAVELLLSSEKPIIVCGQGVLYSQAWDEIIELAELLNVPVGTTITGKGSFPEAHPLSIGVIGSRGGTSFSNEILKNADLVFYVGCNTDYAATNSWTLPPKDVKIIHLDISEAEVGNNLRTEIPLIGDAKSTLKLMIKILKTKMIKGAARSELLEELRERRARFEEGIAPNITSNEYPPNPIRIIKTLENMLPKDYIITCDAGVSAIYTATFLKVKEAGRRILFNYSMGALGYAVPAAIGAYLAKPKSTIIALTGDGSFGFTVGEYETLARLNANVKIILFNNQSYGWIRASILFKYGPKYFETEFKNVDYVKIAEGFGLKASRIEDTREIEGKLRELLKSEGPMLLEIPTLPEDKLTPPVPSWAEEAKKMGIRFTY
- a CDS encoding aldo/keto reductase: MEYRVLGRTGYRVSVLTIGGCGPGVAPNEGEAVEAVENAMKMGINMVDIAPSYGEAELRLGDLISRNRGKLIITEKTLKRSREGAWSELKQSLERLKAGYFEVYQFHSVKSLEELNQIFSENGAMKAFLEAKDQGLIKHIGITSHDMRIIQKALEIFDFDTILIPVTAISLIHPTPENDFRPILKIARDRDIGVIAIKAVAKRRWKTERKYQTWYEPFEDEKDIEMGVHFTLSQEGVTTYPMACDIRLWPKIIKAGERFRKLSEEEQERIVEYFKSKGGYPIFPEQ
- a CDS encoding nucleotidyltransferase domain-containing protein is translated as MDIIKIISERVSVIAEKYGIVYAILFGSIVEGRFIKGESDIDLAVKVDKLDKSELFNFLKNFIRDMEMDNLDVVVINFAPFSLNYEILMRGKVIFCKDELFEDKLKIIKLYDDWLHISKAFQERELRKVME
- a CDS encoding SBBP repeat-containing protein; amino-acid sequence: MISGKNGVRLLMILMILCIPLISVASATTLTQAPEISWLRQFGTAEFDEAIGMTLDHVGNIYVCGGTKGTFPGQVYAGDQDVFIAKFDKNGNQVWIKQFGTPGLDKPIGITLDQLGNIYICGHTDGTFPGQVSAGGRDAFIAKLDKDGNQVWIKQFGTAREERAISIALDQLRNIYVVGWTDGVFLGQTSAGDRDAFIAKFDENGNQIWIKQFGTTAFDEALGIALDPLRNIYVFGSTYGVFPDQVSAGSRDCFIAKFDDDGNQIWVKQFGTTGSERGAGIALDQLRNIYVTGLTNGTFPGQVSAGDFDVFIAKFDKNGNQVWIKQFGTVASDAAYWIALDPLGNVYVAGDTGGAFPGQTSAGDCDAFIAKFDENGNQIWIKQFGTTRFDRIYQIALDPSRNIYVLGWTAGTFSGQVSAGERDVFIAKLVQERH
- a CDS encoding CPBP family intramembrane metalloprotease produces the protein MTLSYTLSTLFGGNSGGNILKMLPPFTTLYLATIGSIIAGICEEFTWRGYILTRLEKIAGKTVMAILIQATLFGLYHGFTINAIYTTIFGIITGTIYTKTRRLIPIMMGHWLLNTIGFTITYLT
- a CDS encoding putative CRISPR-associated protein, translating into MIHCHLVICGTSIIDNYGRIPTIPDEDKRICENDHELLERSSPANPFFLKVYEHLKRDPWKASAELNAMRKYLENGLVNEVYLYHTDTGKGKFCATMLEKYLRDIYMPQKIESIRVEGFGIKEYFEDGLVNLLDKLMDKIQKLTKPGNKIYLNATGGFKPENAITVIVASLLNINEIYYIHEKLIEPIKLPILPITINPKYTKILKELHQEHKLHGFTPKTKLEKEYGSEIINELKERNLVKEENGKIILRKWTEIMIKHIKL
- a CDS encoding CRISPR-associated protein Csx3, with protein sequence MSLDWLVFDGDTIRFEIPPTQSITYDNLPLAVEEVYRYYVGRRFDVIKVTGRGPIWLYSAIVHTVAHLAKAVAVYDAINGVYVIVASHNPNYKIGQTLNQQNP
- a CDS encoding PIN domain-containing protein, whose product is MSYVDTSIIVAALDKLDPRRRLAQEILEMEGDKRVSELVLAELASTLSKSEGMLLELSEKVKVRKELTIPAVLLYILRRFKLSYRRVNGYKRVFMIDNLYSPFATAIDISSKFKLKTLDLLHLAYLKTLKEQGEEINEIITADYDFEREKEAIMRELNISVKYCQPLR